Sequence from the Sciurus carolinensis chromosome 1, mSciCar1.2, whole genome shotgun sequence genome:
GAGAACCTGGGGTTTCAGATGGGCCCCTTTTCAAGGTTCTTAGTTCTCAGATGGGCATAGGAAACATCTTGGTGAGTATCGATTTCTCTTTGTGAGATCTTCAGCATTAGATATTACTGGGCCTACTTTTGGAAGTAGAGGACATTTTTACCTAAGCTGCAAAACACCACCTTCCAGTTTGTAGGTTGGCAGAGTTTCAGAGTAGAGAAGACACAAGAATTGTGAAACAAGGAGGAGAAGATGAGGACAGAAAATGTACAGTCCTTTGTTGCCTCAAAGGTTCAGAGTTTTAACTTCCTCCTTTCACTACTCCCATGAGCATTTTTGTtgccattctttcattttattccctttatCTTTTGTCCACATTTATCCTCTCATCTACCCCTCCCCACtacacatgaagaaactgagacaagaATGAATTTGGGCCCTCTCCCTTCTAGACACTCGAATATTTTGGTATTTCTGAGTGGTAGAATCTATTACTTGACCTAGATCTTTCAGTGCCACAGATTCAAATTATTATGTGACTCTTTTGAGTTCTGAATTTTTAGCATAGATTTAATTATTGATTGAATGacttaattttattaactttacttttttttcgTTTCCTCTGTTTTTTAGTGCCGCATTAGATGTGGAATTATCTGATGATTCCTTCCCTCCAGAAGATTTTGGCATTGTCTCTGGTATGCTCAATGTCAAATGGGACCGGATTGCCCCGTATCCTTTAGGCTGTGGGTGATGAAGACTGGGGAAGGGGGCCATTACCTGCAAAGCATCAGGGGTACTTGAAGCAGACTGGGAATATGAGGCAAGAGAGATGAGTATAAATTTAGTGAACGTGATTTAGAGAAGACCTGAAAGGGGGTTCTTGAAGTTTTAGGTTGTAAGGCCCCGAAACATACTATATTGGAAGGTTATAGACACTTACTAAAATGTCTGTGGCCAGGCATGGATATTTAAGATGAtcacccccagccccaagattttttaaaaggcatttaatAGATCTGGGCtgggtagtgcatgcctataatcccagctactcaggaggctgaggcaggaagagcacaagTTGAAgcccagcctgaacaacttagcaagattctgtgtaaacaaaaaataaaaatgactggaaatgtagctcagtagtagaatgcctATGGATTCAGTCTCTAAgtgcaaaaagaaagagaggggaaggaaaggagggaagaaattaAATAGGATGCTAGCATGGAGAACTTGGGTGACCGTTTTAAAGTCTCTAAATCAAGGAGTTTCTTTATCTAATCTACCATTTATTTCCTAAATACTGAATTAGATgcatcatctctctctctctctccccctttctccctctctcacccTCTTTCATGgtactggtattgaacccaggacttgttgcatgctaggcaagtaccctgtcactaagctacatcttcagcccttttttctCTTGTGAATTAAAGtgtatttagatttttctcaGGAGGGTAAAtgtacttctttgtattttttcttgttttctgttttttgtattttcaagacTTTATTCACATATAGTCATAGTCGATGAAAGGTTATCTGTGAgcttagctgggcacagtggtgcacgcccgtaatcctagcagctcaggaggctaaggtaggaggatcttgagttcaaagccagcctcagcaacttattgagaccctcagcaactcagcaagaccctgtctctaagtaaaattaaaaagggctgggaatgaggctcagtggttaagcgcccctcagttcaatccctggtccagaaaaataaaaaaattatctgtgaGCTTAAGtgagtataatttttcatctgTAACATATTTGAAAGTTTACTTCAAAAACCTCGATAGtagcacgaggtcctgggttcaatctccagcatggccaaaaaaaaaaaaaaaaaacttgatagtAAGTGTATCATGGACTCcttaaaatttatcaaagataCCATGTTACACCATgttagacttttttaaaaagtctggttTTTAATTCCTATGGAGTATTGCAGATAAGAAATCACATGTTAGCAACTGTTTTAGGAATGGTGCACTTAGTCTACAAACTGAAAGGTTGTTACCACcttagcttcatttttttttcacttccttgacTCTTGGAACAGTGCTAGCAACGTCTCACACACAGTTGTCCTGCGTCCTCTCAAGGCTGGTTACTTCAACTTCACCTCAGCTACAATTACTTACCTGGCCCAAGAAGATGGTCCTGTTGTGGTGAGTTACCCAGGTGCCAAGCTGGATGGGACTCACATATCTGCCTGCCCCACAGAAAATCTCCACAGTAGCCTCTAAATTGTGAAGGAGCTAAGACTGACCAGAAACTTGGTATTATCGTAAAGAAGTATAATTCTATTTGTAGAGATCTAGAACAGAATAACTGAAATGGATGGGAGAGGAGTTCCATaacatttccttcctctttgttcCTTCTGCTTTCCTTTTAATCTGGAATGTGTCATTTAATGCCCAGTTTTTTGCTGTCCTTGACTTTCtggtcatttttttgtttttgtattgtttgCAGTGCTAAGAACCCTTGGCATGCTGGGTAATTTTCAGTTATCTTCTAAGCCACTGTCAGATTATTGACAGGCTCCACTGTTCTCATCTTGCCTTTGCTTAGAATGTCGTGCCAATTGCATTGAAGCCAAGATCTCCTGCCTGTCATTGCACGTCCTCCAATAGTCTTCTTGTCCTGTCTCTCCAGCTTTGTCTCCCACTCCACCCACACAGACCCCAATCCTAATTAGTCCAACCTCCTTCCTGTACTCCCTCCCCCTTCAgtgtttattctctttctttgttcttattcttTGCTTTTGTTCTGTTTAAAGTACACTCTCTCCTCTACTTCATTAGCTGAAGTCTTCTCAAGATCCAACTTTGAGCTGTATCTCCTTGTTTCTGCCTTCTATCAAAcgtggtgatgcacgcctgtaatcccagagacttgggaggctgaggcaggaggattgcaagttcaaagtcagcctcagcaatttagcgagaccctgtctcaaaataaaaaataaaaaggcttggggatgtagctcagtggtagagtgccccaggttcaatcctggtaccttTTGCACCTGCCAAAAATTTTAGTTACTTCCTGACTTCagtagttttctttcttatgtgaatgtcttccctccttcccatctCCCAATTTAATTATAAACTCCTAGATGCCAGGAACTCAGTCGTCTGATTGACTCACGTAAAGATCAACAGACATTTCTTGAGCCCTTGCAACATGCCAGACTGTGGAAAATAACAAGAAGATTAGGACACTATCCCAGTCCCAAAAATCTTAGACCATAAATTTTGTAAATATGTGAAGGTAAAATATATGGTCTTGTCCAAGGAAcgaaaagaaatctaaaattctGTAACAGTCAATGcactttcaaatttttcattttttcataaacCACACGGACCCATGTTCTTGTAATCTTAGCTATGTTCTCACATCTTGTGTCAGTTCTGTTTTCAGAACCAACTTCAGGACTCTGGTTCTGTCTGATACTTGATGGGTTAATAGATACAAAATCCAAGACTCAGCTGCCGTCTTAGAACAAAGTTGTTTGCAATGTGCTTCAAGCTCTTGGCCTCCTCTTCAAAGCAGAGGAATGTGAGCCAGTCCCAGCCCTCCTCTTGTAATGTCCATTTGGGTTGGGCTTTATACTTTTCAGAATTCTTCTCATTATTTCATTTGAGCCTCATGTCAACCCTGTAAACTATAGAAGAGTATTTTTGTTTGAGGAATAAGTAAATGATTGCTAAAGGCAAGTCATTCCCTTGCACATCTGGCCCTGCTGAGGGGGCCAGAGGTGGTGAGCAGTTTCACTCTTCAGAGTCTAAAGCTGTGACAGAAGAATTGAGCTTTCATTTCAGGTGCATACCTGGCCTACCCTGTTTAATAAATGCTTTTCCATAGGTGCTTTTCAGGTCTCCTGGCTCCTAATTTACTCTTCTTTCCAACAGATTTAAGAGAATCATCTGACTTTCCCTAGTTCAaacattaccttttttttctttttggattgaacccaggaccccacacatgcaaggcaagttctctgccactgagccacctttCCAACCCCTTTCTCATCTTGAAGCACTCTTTTGGTACTCTGGGAACTAAGAATCTGATGCGGGGGATTGCTCCCTTCTTCAGATGAGTTGACTTGGAGATTACCttaatgtctttcttttcagGTTGGCTCCACCAGTGCACCTGGACAGGGAGGGATCCTGGCTCAGCGGGAGTTTGATAGAAGATTCTCGCCTCATTTTGTAAgctttctaatattttctcattCCCCTGGTGTGAGAACACTCTTTTGGTTCTGGAACCTCTTGGTCTCCTTAAAAGATTTGTTGTTTAGCCTACCTgtctggttttttgttgttgttgttgttgttttggggtttttttggtttgtttgtttgtttggtatctCATATAGATAATCATCAAACATCCTGTTTTAACCATGCTTCAAGATTTTCATTAATGAGATTGCTATTGCCAGAACCATAGAACTGGCCTTTTCTCTACTCAACCTGGTGCAGAGCCTGGCCTTAGAGTCCTTGGTCTATTTGGAGGTTTAAAAGAGTATCTGGTTAGATAAAGAGTCATAGagtgttgggcacagtggtgcacacctgtaatcccagcaattcacgaggctgaggctgaaggatcacaagtttgaggccatcctcagtaacttagcaaggtcctatctcaaaaataaagaactggggatatagctcagaggtagaacacccctgggttccatccccagtgccaaaaaataaaataaaatcaagggtCATAGAGCATTGAGAAAATCAAGCTGGAACTTTGTGGTTTCATGTAGGAGAGAATGTTTTGAAGATTTGACTAAAATACTGAATGaggaaattcattcattcagtgagtAATTATAAAGTTCCTAACTATGTGCTTATTCTGAGCTTTGCTTTGGGAAGGCATGACCATTAAGGCATAGTCCCTcccattaaaaagattgtgcaggCTCGTATAGGACTGAAAAAGTAAGTGGAGAAGACACTATGAGAGAAGTTTCATGCAGGGTGCCAGGGGAGCACACTGCAGGAACATCGAACCTGTTTTCAAGAGCCACAGAGGGTTTATCCAAGGAGGCTAGGAAGGGCAGGTGTTCTAAAAAGAAGGAGCAGCTCAGGATGTAAGACATGGTGTGATGCAGGAATGGTAAGTCATTTATTAAAGCTAGAGGGCAGAAGTGAGGCGAGAGCATGGAGGAGAGGGTCCTGAGGTGTAAGCAGGGAAGTCAAAGGAAGCCTGACTGTTAGGGGCAAGACCTGGGCATCTCCATTCTCGAATGTTGTCTGGAAGCCAGTCTGGAGGACTTTGGTTTCACAGCTTGAAGGATTGGTCTTCAGAGAGCCATTCTGTATCAAGGGTGGTCAGAGGAACTTTCCTGGCCAAAGTCCTGCTTAAAATCTGGGCTAGACCATTCCCTTTTCTTGTCGGGCCC
This genomic interval carries:
- the Ssr2 gene encoding translocon-associated protein subunit beta, which codes for MHTMRLLTFVVLALLAVTQAEEGARLLASKSLLNRYAVEGRDLTLQYNIYNVGSSAALDVELSDDSFPPEDFGIVSGMLNVKWDRIAPASNVSHTVVLRPLKAGYFNFTSATITYLAQEDGPVVVGSTSAPGQGGILAQREFDRRFSPHFLDWAAFGVMTLPSIGIPLLLWYSSKRKYDTPKTKKN